One Elgaria multicarinata webbii isolate HBS135686 ecotype San Diego chromosome 6, rElgMul1.1.pri, whole genome shotgun sequence DNA segment encodes these proteins:
- the CKS2 gene encoding cyclin-dependent kinases regulatory subunit 2: protein MAHKQIYYSDKYCDENYEYRHVMLPRELSKQVPKTHLMTEEEWRRLGVQQSLGWVHYMIHEPEPHILLFRRPLPKGQQK from the exons ATGGCCCACAAGCAGATCTATTATTCGGACAAGTACTGCGACGAGAACTACGAGTACCG GCATGTGATGTTGCCAAGAGAGCTTTCCAAGCAAGTACCCAAAACTCATCTAATGACTGAAGAAGAATGGAGAAGGCTTGGTGTTCAGCAGAGCCTTGGCTGGGTCCACTACATGATTCATGAACCAG AACCACATATCCTCCTTTTTAGAAGACCACTTCCAAAAGGACAGCAGAAATGA